From the genome of Cinclus cinclus chromosome 12, bCinCin1.1, whole genome shotgun sequence, one region includes:
- the BHLHE40 gene encoding class E basic helix-loop-helix protein 40, protein MERIPSAQPPPGCLGKLPALESGDLPGLDFAHMYQVYKPRRGLKRSEDNKETYKLPHRLIEKKRRDRINECIAQLKDLLPEHLKLTTLGHLEKAVVLELTLKHVKALTNLIEQQQQKIIALQSGLQAGDLSSRNLDSSQEMFRSGFQMCAKEMLQYLAKHENGKELKSSQLVSHLHRMASEVLQGGAARKAGDIPPKMMDLKEKPVALGEGHGKNCVPVIQRTFAHSSGEQSGSDTDTDSGYGGELDKSDSKSEQPYFKKDTDLKYAVQERISSIKQETEDPPAKRSRLESPQDEGPFGGDMMGSSSGFLGPHAHQPPLCLPFYLIPPSATAYLPMLEKCWYPASVPVLYPSLPASAAALTGFMNPDKISPPLLMPQRLPSPVPAHSPIDSSALLQALKQIPPLNLETKD, encoded by the exons ATGGAGCGCATTCCCAGCGCGCAGCCCCCGCCCGGCTGCCTGGGCAAGCTGCCCGCCCTGGAGAGCGGAGACCTGCCGGG GCTGGACTTCGCGCACATGTACCAGGTGTACAAGCCGCGGAGGGGCTTGAAGAGGAGCGAGGATAACAAG GAGACCTACAAGCTGCCGCACCGGCTGATCGAGAAGAAGAGGCGCGACAGGATCAACGAGTGCATCGCGCAGCTCAAGGACCTGCTGCCCGAGCACCTCAAGCTGACG aCTCTAGGGCACCTGGAGAAGGCTGTGGTTCTGGAGCTCACCTTGAAGCACGTCAAGGCGCTCACCAACCTCAtcgagcagcagcagcagaagatcATCGCTCTGCAGAGCGGTTTGCAGGCGG GTGACCTGTCATCGAGAAACCTTGATTCCAGCCAGGAAATGTTTCGATCCGGTTTCCAGATGTGTGCCAAGGAAATGCTGCAATACCTGGCCAAGCACGAGAACGGCAAGGAGCTGAAGTCCTCGCAGCTGGTCAGCCACCTGCACCGGATGGCCAGCGAGGTGCTGCAGGGCGGGGCGGCCCGCAAGGCGGGGGACATCCCTCCCAAAATGATGGACTTGAAGGAGAAGCCGGTGGCCCTGGGCGAGGGCCACGGGAAGAACTGCGTGCCCGTGATCCAGCGGACATTCGCTCACTCCAGCGGGGAGCAGAGCGGCAGCGACACGGACACGGACAGCGGGTACGGGGGAGAGCTGGACAAAAGCGACTCCAAATCGGAACAGCCCTATTTCAAAAAGGATACCGACCTCAAGTACGCTGTGCAGGAGAGAATAAGCTCTATTAAGCAGGAGACTGAGGACCCGCCGGCCAAAAGGAGCAGGCTGGAGTCGCCGCAGGATGAGGGCCCTTTTGGCGGTGACATGATGGGTTCTTCCAGCGGCTTCCTGGGCCCCCACGCTCACCAGCCTCCCCTGTGCCTGCCTTTCTACCTGATCCCACCGTCTGCCACCGCCTACCTGCCCATGCTGGAGAAGTGCTGGTACCCGGCCTCGGTTCCCGTGTTGTACCCCAGCCTGCCGGCCTCTGCCGCGGCACTGACGGGCTTCATGAACCCCGACAAAATCTCCCCTCCTCTGCTGATGCCCCAGAGACTCCCTTCTCCTGTACCGGCCCATTCCCCCATCGACTCCTCGGCTCTGCTTCAAGCTTTGAAGCAGATTCCTCCTTTGAACTTGGAAACCAAAGACTGA